Genomic segment of Deinococcus sp. YIM 134068:
GGTGGGGATGCGCCCGCGCGTAGTCGAGGTAGGCGTGGGCGGCGGCGCTCAGCGCTTCCCTGGGGAGACGGTCCCGGCTGGCCTCCCTCAATGCCCCGTGCAGACTCAGGGCCGCGTGGTCCTCCAGCGCCGCGACGAGGGCCGCCCGGTCGGGATAGTACCGGTAAAGGCTGCTGGGCTGGACGCTGAGCCGCCCGGCGAGCGCCCGCATGTTGAGTGCCTCTTTCCCGCCACCCTCCAGGAGATCGAGGGCACTCCGGACAATGGCCTCTGCCGTGAGCTTAGCGGGATAAACCATAGCGAACAGTGTATGTCTTGACCTCGCCCCCGCCAAGACGTACAGTGTTCGCTATCAAGGTGAAATACGTTCGTCTTGAGAGGAGATTGTCTATGAGGCACACCCGGCACGGCCCGCATCTGCATCAGCTCACCCGCCTCGGCCTGGTCAACGTCTATCTGGTAACGGAGGACGACGGGCTGACGCTCGTGGACGCCGCCATCCCCGGCTGCGCTTCCGCCATCCTGAAGGAGGCCCAGGCGCTCGGCCAACCCATCCGCCGCGTCGTTCTGACCCACGCGCATGTGGACCACATCGGGAGTCTGGACGCGCTGCACGCCGCCCTGCCCGACGTGCCCGTGCTGCTCCTCACGCGGGAGGTGCGGGTGTTGCGCGGTGACAAGGGCCTCGACCCCTCGGAGCCGCAGGTGCCCCTGCGCGGCGGTCTCCAACCCAGCGCCGTACCCGCGCAATCCCTCCACGACGGCGACCTCGTGGGGAGCCTGCGGGTGATTGCCACGCCCGGCCACACCCCCGGCCACCTCTCCCTCCTCGACACGCGCGACGGGACGCTGATCGCCGGGGACGCCTACCACACCGTCGGCGGCGTGACCGTGGTGAGCGAGCGCCGCCTGTTCTTCCCCTTCCCGGCGCTCGCCACGTGGCACGCGGGGACCGCCGTCGCCAGCGCCCGCCGTCTCACCGAGTTGGACCCGGCCCGCCTCGCGCCCGGACATGGGCGGGTCGTGGAGAATCCGGGGGCCGCCATGCGCCGCGCGCTCGAACGGGCGGAGGGCACCCGGCGCTAACCCCGGCGCGGGTGGGAGGACGACGACAAGCGAGGGCGGAGAGCCGAAGCGTTCGCTCAGCCCTCCGCCTTCTCCCTTCTGCCTTCCGCCTAACTGCTGTGCAGCACGTTCATGATGTCCCCGTCCTGCATGACGTACTCCTTGCCCTCGGTGCGGACCCAGCCCTTGCTCTTGGCGCTGGCCCAGCCGCCCGCCTCCACCATCTTCTGCCACTCGATGACCTCGGCGCGGATGAAGCCCCGTTCTAAGTCCGAGTGAATCTCCCCGGCGGCCTCCGGTGCCTTCTCGCCCCGGCGGATGGTCCACGCGCGGACCTCCTTCTCGCCCGACGTGATGAAGGTGATCAGCCCCAGCGTCTCGTACCCGACCTTCACGAGCTGGTCGAGGCCGCTCTCCGTCACTCCGAGGTCGCCCAGAAACTCGCGCGCCTCGTCCTCGGGCATCTCGGCGAGTTCGCCCTCGATCTGGGCGCTGATCTTGACGACGGACGCGCCCTCGCTGGCAGCGTACTCGCGCACCCGGCTCACGGCGTCGTTGTCCTCGGTCAGGTCGTTCTCGCCCACGTTCGCCACGTAGATCACGGGTTTGGTGGTGATCAGGCCGAAGTCCCTGGGGATGGGCGCGTCGTAGGTCCCGGCGCGGGCGGGCTTTCCTGCCCCCAGCACGGCGAGAATCTGCTCGGCGAGGGCCGCCTGCTCGCGCGCGTCCTTGTCGTTGCCCTTCGCCTTCTTCTGGAGGCCCACGAGCCGCTTTTCCAGCCCGGCGAGGTCCGCGAGGATGAGTTCGGTGTTGATCGTCTCGATGTCGTCGAGGGGGTCCACCCGGCCTGCGACGTGGATCACGTTGGGGTCCGTAAAGCAGCGGACGACGTGCGCGATGGCGTCCACCTCGCGGATGTTCGCCAGGAATTGATTGCCCAGCCCCTCGCCCTGGCTCGCGCCCT
This window contains:
- a CDS encoding MBL fold metallo-hydrolase, encoding MRHTRHGPHLHQLTRLGLVNVYLVTEDDGLTLVDAAIPGCASAILKEAQALGQPIRRVVLTHAHVDHIGSLDALHAALPDVPVLLLTREVRVLRGDKGLDPSEPQVPLRGGLQPSAVPAQSLHDGDLVGSLRVIATPGHTPGHLSLLDTRDGTLIAGDAYHTVGGVTVVSERRLFFPFPALATWHAGTAVASARRLTELDPARLAPGHGRVVENPGAAMRRALERAEGTRR
- the ychF gene encoding redox-regulated ATPase YchF, which produces MGLGIGIVGLPNVGKSTLFNAITRAGALAANYPFATIEPNVGRVPVPDERLPALSKVFTKGERVPPIIPTYVEFVDIAGLVKGASQGEGLGNQFLANIREVDAIAHVVRCFTDPNVIHVAGRVDPLDDIETINTELILADLAGLEKRLVGLQKKAKGNDKDAREQAALAEQILAVLGAGKPARAGTYDAPIPRDFGLITTKPVIYVANVGENDLTEDNDAVSRVREYAASEGASVVKISAQIEGELAEMPEDEAREFLGDLGVTESGLDQLVKVGYETLGLITFITSGEKEVRAWTIRRGEKAPEAAGEIHSDLERGFIRAEVIEWQKMVEAGGWASAKSKGWVRTEGKEYVMQDGDIMNVLHSS
- a CDS encoding TetR/AcrR family transcriptional regulator — protein: MVYPAKLTAEAIVRSALDLLEGGGKEALNMRALAGRLSVQPSSLYRYYPDRAALVAALEDHAALSLHGALREASRDRLPREALSAAAHAYLDYARAHPHLYGLMLAPRPPAPAGPGPGKDLWNHVLHLVGAVTGIPDDTGAAVAYWAFLHGYVQLERSGGFGLSGPRGGFERGLKALIRGLAHPDEEKGEGGAGP